A portion of the Betta splendens chromosome 2, fBetSpl5.4, whole genome shotgun sequence genome contains these proteins:
- the LOC114850832 gene encoding target of Nesh-SH3-like isoform X3, with amino-acid sequence MASVGLLRVLVLLMLGMIFLSAVSAQRIRAHRQHMKVRINATGDTIVMKFVRPSPDMKLEGYILGYGGSMFSKQFIQLPENGKAYETELDAEPKYLVAVQPIPASNVKKQCTGKVNLEKPLHLVIGSISPTAVLLSWGNHLKMPYEGNIMNECLEDGFYTIRYRERNRKWTYQTCPTSDTVVDNLKPNTPYEFGVRSNKDERSSVWSKPVVHNTNMGNKNMKKLHKVGNPLTKPMKPSVLFPPRPAVHNWTHPRLSLLKKPGFPGAPRTSFAPPKTQQEVLPLPSSDKGKVLTLSTGRPVDPPSSSPTRAAPAGTTPITKLPTGGDLLQNLTTQAPTNAPEKLHNPSAVNKSRDGSTLLRSALANERAKTNLWGQDRASNPSPTLPLLPFKPAATTVVRSMRPGGSSGKPLNPYLNGFRLSHPSYRASTSGGSPARPSLLSKKTNLVGKPGQTDKGNNLKTDRFMSLQPKVPLATTKPTQPERKHITATAPTPATRQETWEDSDLFKSQPNSDVDALGKKRYVAPHVVYQTGKKPDEPCSITSSLNYFPQSEANEANVTSPPKTAPSNLTVVTVEGCPSFIILDWEKADNDTTEYEVISTAKGPDGEQVSVLTTNQTHTAVENLKPESSYEFKVQPKNELGAGPPSEPVSFNTESADPRVSENVSGKDAIWTQFPFKTDSYSDCHGKQYVKRTWYRKFVGVQLCNSLRYKIYLSDSLNGKFYNIGDQTGYGEDHCQFVDSFLDGRTGRQLRADHLPNRPGFYRAVRQEPVHFGQIGGHSHISYVSWYECGTPIPGKW; translated from the exons ATGGCAAGCGTTGGTCTTCTCCGAGTCCTCGTCCTGCTGATGTTAGGGATGATTTTCCTCAGCGCCGTCTCTGCACAACGGATCAGAG CTCATCGCCAGCACATGAAGGTCCGAATCAATGCCACTGGCGACACCATCGTCATGAAGTTTGTGCGTCCGAGTCCAGACATGAAGCTGGAGGGTTACATCCTGGGCTACGGCGGCAGCATGTTCTCCAAACAGTTCATCCAGCTGCCGGAGAACGGAAAAGCCTACGAGACGGAGCTGG ATGCTGAACCCAAATACCTGGTGGCCGTGCAGCCGATCCCAGCTAGCAATGTGAAGAAGCAATGCACAG GCAAGGTGAACCTGGAGAAGCCGCTTCATCTGGTGATTGGCTCCATCAGCCCCACGGCCGTGCTCCTATCCTGGGGCAACCACCTGAAGATGCCCTATGAGGGTAACATCATGAACGAGTGTCTGGAAGACGG GTTTTACACCATCCGCTATCgagagaggaacaggaagtggacctATCAGACCTGCCCAACAAGCGACACCGTCGTGGACAACCTGAAGCCCAACACTCCTTACGAGTTTGGAGTGCGCTCCAACAAGGACGAGCGCAGCAGCGTGTGGAGTAAACCAGTTGTCCACAACACCAACATGGGCA ATAAAAACATGAAGAAGCTTCACAAGGTGGGAAACCCTTTGACGAAACCCATG AAACCTTCGGTTCTGTTCCCTCCTCGTCCAG CTGTGCACAACTGGACCCATCCTCGACTCTCACTGCTCAAAAAGCCAGGTTTTCCTGGAGCTCCACGCACGTCCTTCG CGCCACCTAAGACCCAGCAGGAAGTCCTTCCTCTGCCGAGCTCTG ACAAAGGAAAGGTTTTAACACTCAGCACCGGCCGACCAGTGgatcctccatcttcctcccccACCCGAGCAGCTCCTGCCGGCACCACACCCATTACTAAGCTCCCCACCGGTGGTGATCTGCTTCAGAACCTGACAACTCAGGCTCCCACTAATGCTCCTGAGAAGCTTCATAACCCTTCTG CCGTGAACAAATCAAGGGACGGATCAACACTGCTGAGATCAGCTCTGGCCAATGAGAGGGCCAAAACTAATCTTTGGG GTCAAGACAGAGCCAGCAATCCCTCCCCAACACTGCCTTTGCTACCCTTCAAGCCAGCAGCTACCACGGTTGTCAGATCCATGAGACCTGGAGGCTCATCAGGAAAACCCCTTAACCCGTACCTTAATGGCTTCAGGCTATCTCACCCTTCCTATAGAGCCAGTACCTCAGGGG GGTCGCCTGCTCGCCCATCTCTACTGAGCaagaaaacaaacctggtgGGCAAACCTGGACAAACGG ACAAAGGGAATAACCTGAAGACAGACAGGTTCATGAGCCTACAACCTAAAGTCCCGCTAGCAACCACCAAGCCGACTCAACCGGAACGGAAACACATCACAGCTACTGCTCCAACACCTG caACCCGACAGGAAACATGGGAGGACTCAGATCTGTTTAAATCACAGCCAAACTCCGATGTTGATGCTCTGGGAAAGAAGCGTTACGTGG CACCCCACGTCGTTTACCAAACTGGCAAGAAACCAGACGAGCCatgctccatcacctcctccctcaACTACTTCCCCCAAAGCGAAGCCAATGAGGCAAATGTGACGTCTCCACCCAAGACGGCACCCTCCAACCTGACAGTTGTGACGGTGGAAGGCTGCCCCTCATTCATTATTCTGGACTGGGAGAAAGCGGACAATGAcaccacag AGTATGAAGTCATCTCCACAGCGAAAGGGCCCGATGGTGAGCAGGTTTCCGTCCTTACAACCAACCAGACCCACACTGCCGTGGAAAACCTCAAACCTGAGAGCAG TTATGAGTTTAAGGTGCAGCCCAAGAATGAGCTGGGTGCAGGACCTCCCAGCGAACCCGTGTCCTTCAACACAGAGTCAG CTGACCCACGAGTGAGCGAGAATGTGTCAG GCAAAGACGCCATCTGGACCCAGTTCCCCTTTAAGACGGACTCCTACTCGGACTGCCACGGTAAACAGTACGTGAAGAGGACCTGGTACCGCAAGTTTGTTGGCGTTCAACTCTGCAACTCACTCAGGTACAAGATCTACCTGAGTGACTCCCTGAACG GTAAATTCTACAACATTGGAGATCAGACTGGCTACGGAGAGGACCACTGTCAGTTTGTTGACTCGTTcctggacggacggacgggcagGCAGCTCAGAGCTGACCACCTCCCAAACCGACCTG GTTTCTACAGGGCCGTGCGTCAGGAGCCGGTCCACTTTGGCCAGATAGGAGGACATTCCCACATCAGCTACGTCTCATGGTATGAGTGTGGAACCCCGATCCCAGGAAAATGGTGA
- the LOC114850832 gene encoding target of Nesh-SH3-like isoform X1 produces MASVGLLRVLVLLMLGMIFLSAVSAQRIRAHRQHMKVRINATGDTIVMKFVRPSPDMKLEGYILGYGGSMFSKQFIQLPENGKAYETELDAEPKYLVAVQPIPASNVKKQCTGKVNLEKPLHLVIGSISPTAVLLSWGNHLKMPYEGNIMNECLEDGFYTIRYRERNRKWTYQTCPTSDTVVDNLKPNTPYEFGVRSNKDERSSVWSKPVVHNTNMGNKNMKKLHKVGNPLTKPMKPSVLFPPRPAVHNWTHPRLSLLKKPGFPGAPRTSFAPPKTQQEVLPLPSSDKGKVLTLSTGRPVDPPSSSPTRAAPAGTTPITKLPTGGDLLQNLTTQAPTNAPEKLHNPSAVNKSRDGSTLLRSALANERAKTNLWGQDRASNPSPTLPLLPFKPAATTVVRSMRPGGSSGKPLNPYLNGFRLSHPSYRASTSGVHGQTHRSMSAPKAALWPRPPLGSPARPSLLSKKTNLVGKPGQTDKGNNLKTDRFMSLQPKVPLATTKPTQPERKHITATAPTPATRQETWEDSDLFKSQPNSDVDALGKKRYVAPHVVYQTGKKPDEPCSITSSLNYFPQSEANEANVTSPPKTAPSNLTVVTVEGCPSFIILDWEKADNDTTEYEVISTAKGPDGEQVSVLTTNQTHTAVENLKPESSYEFKVQPKNELGAGPPSEPVSFNTESADPRVSENVSGKDAIWTQFPFKTDSYSDCHGKQYVKRTWYRKFVGVQLCNSLRYKIYLSDSLNGKFYNIGDQTGYGEDHCQFVDSFLDGRTGRQLRADHLPNRPGFYRAVRQEPVHFGQIGGHSHISYVSWYECGTPIPGKW; encoded by the exons ATGGCAAGCGTTGGTCTTCTCCGAGTCCTCGTCCTGCTGATGTTAGGGATGATTTTCCTCAGCGCCGTCTCTGCACAACGGATCAGAG CTCATCGCCAGCACATGAAGGTCCGAATCAATGCCACTGGCGACACCATCGTCATGAAGTTTGTGCGTCCGAGTCCAGACATGAAGCTGGAGGGTTACATCCTGGGCTACGGCGGCAGCATGTTCTCCAAACAGTTCATCCAGCTGCCGGAGAACGGAAAAGCCTACGAGACGGAGCTGG ATGCTGAACCCAAATACCTGGTGGCCGTGCAGCCGATCCCAGCTAGCAATGTGAAGAAGCAATGCACAG GCAAGGTGAACCTGGAGAAGCCGCTTCATCTGGTGATTGGCTCCATCAGCCCCACGGCCGTGCTCCTATCCTGGGGCAACCACCTGAAGATGCCCTATGAGGGTAACATCATGAACGAGTGTCTGGAAGACGG GTTTTACACCATCCGCTATCgagagaggaacaggaagtggacctATCAGACCTGCCCAACAAGCGACACCGTCGTGGACAACCTGAAGCCCAACACTCCTTACGAGTTTGGAGTGCGCTCCAACAAGGACGAGCGCAGCAGCGTGTGGAGTAAACCAGTTGTCCACAACACCAACATGGGCA ATAAAAACATGAAGAAGCTTCACAAGGTGGGAAACCCTTTGACGAAACCCATG AAACCTTCGGTTCTGTTCCCTCCTCGTCCAG CTGTGCACAACTGGACCCATCCTCGACTCTCACTGCTCAAAAAGCCAGGTTTTCCTGGAGCTCCACGCACGTCCTTCG CGCCACCTAAGACCCAGCAGGAAGTCCTTCCTCTGCCGAGCTCTG ACAAAGGAAAGGTTTTAACACTCAGCACCGGCCGACCAGTGgatcctccatcttcctcccccACCCGAGCAGCTCCTGCCGGCACCACACCCATTACTAAGCTCCCCACCGGTGGTGATCTGCTTCAGAACCTGACAACTCAGGCTCCCACTAATGCTCCTGAGAAGCTTCATAACCCTTCTG CCGTGAACAAATCAAGGGACGGATCAACACTGCTGAGATCAGCTCTGGCCAATGAGAGGGCCAAAACTAATCTTTGGG GTCAAGACAGAGCCAGCAATCCCTCCCCAACACTGCCTTTGCTACCCTTCAAGCCAGCAGCTACCACGGTTGTCAGATCCATGAGACCTGGAGGCTCATCAGGAAAACCCCTTAACCCGTACCTTAATGGCTTCAGGCTATCTCACCCTTCCTATAGAGCCAGTACCTCAGGGG TCCACGGACAGACACACCGGAGCATGTCCGCACCTAAAGCAGCCTTATGGCCCAGACCTCCACTGG GGTCGCCTGCTCGCCCATCTCTACTGAGCaagaaaacaaacctggtgGGCAAACCTGGACAAACGG ACAAAGGGAATAACCTGAAGACAGACAGGTTCATGAGCCTACAACCTAAAGTCCCGCTAGCAACCACCAAGCCGACTCAACCGGAACGGAAACACATCACAGCTACTGCTCCAACACCTG caACCCGACAGGAAACATGGGAGGACTCAGATCTGTTTAAATCACAGCCAAACTCCGATGTTGATGCTCTGGGAAAGAAGCGTTACGTGG CACCCCACGTCGTTTACCAAACTGGCAAGAAACCAGACGAGCCatgctccatcacctcctccctcaACTACTTCCCCCAAAGCGAAGCCAATGAGGCAAATGTGACGTCTCCACCCAAGACGGCACCCTCCAACCTGACAGTTGTGACGGTGGAAGGCTGCCCCTCATTCATTATTCTGGACTGGGAGAAAGCGGACAATGAcaccacag AGTATGAAGTCATCTCCACAGCGAAAGGGCCCGATGGTGAGCAGGTTTCCGTCCTTACAACCAACCAGACCCACACTGCCGTGGAAAACCTCAAACCTGAGAGCAG TTATGAGTTTAAGGTGCAGCCCAAGAATGAGCTGGGTGCAGGACCTCCCAGCGAACCCGTGTCCTTCAACACAGAGTCAG CTGACCCACGAGTGAGCGAGAATGTGTCAG GCAAAGACGCCATCTGGACCCAGTTCCCCTTTAAGACGGACTCCTACTCGGACTGCCACGGTAAACAGTACGTGAAGAGGACCTGGTACCGCAAGTTTGTTGGCGTTCAACTCTGCAACTCACTCAGGTACAAGATCTACCTGAGTGACTCCCTGAACG GTAAATTCTACAACATTGGAGATCAGACTGGCTACGGAGAGGACCACTGTCAGTTTGTTGACTCGTTcctggacggacggacgggcagGCAGCTCAGAGCTGACCACCTCCCAAACCGACCTG GTTTCTACAGGGCCGTGCGTCAGGAGCCGGTCCACTTTGGCCAGATAGGAGGACATTCCCACATCAGCTACGTCTCATGGTATGAGTGTGGAACCCCGATCCCAGGAAAATGGTGA
- the LOC114850832 gene encoding target of Nesh-SH3-like isoform X2, with protein sequence MASVGLLRVLVLLMLGMIFLSAVSAQRIRAHRQHMKVRINATGDTIVMKFVRPSPDMKLEGYILGYGGSMFSKQFIQLPENGKAYETELDAEPKYLVAVQPIPASNVKKQCTGKVNLEKPLHLVIGSISPTAVLLSWGNHLKMPYEGNIMNECLEDGFYTIRYRERNRKWTYQTCPTSDTVVDNLKPNTPYEFGVRSNKDERSSVWSKPVVHNTNMGNKNMKKLHKVGNPLTKPMKPSVLFPPRPAVHNWTHPRLSLLKKPGFPGAPRTSFDKGKVLTLSTGRPVDPPSSSPTRAAPAGTTPITKLPTGGDLLQNLTTQAPTNAPEKLHNPSAVNKSRDGSTLLRSALANERAKTNLWGQDRASNPSPTLPLLPFKPAATTVVRSMRPGGSSGKPLNPYLNGFRLSHPSYRASTSGVHGQTHRSMSAPKAALWPRPPLGSPARPSLLSKKTNLVGKPGQTDKGNNLKTDRFMSLQPKVPLATTKPTQPERKHITATAPTPATRQETWEDSDLFKSQPNSDVDALGKKRYVAPHVVYQTGKKPDEPCSITSSLNYFPQSEANEANVTSPPKTAPSNLTVVTVEGCPSFIILDWEKADNDTTEYEVISTAKGPDGEQVSVLTTNQTHTAVENLKPESSYEFKVQPKNELGAGPPSEPVSFNTESADPRVSENVSGKDAIWTQFPFKTDSYSDCHGKQYVKRTWYRKFVGVQLCNSLRYKIYLSDSLNGKFYNIGDQTGYGEDHCQFVDSFLDGRTGRQLRADHLPNRPGFYRAVRQEPVHFGQIGGHSHISYVSWYECGTPIPGKW encoded by the exons ATGGCAAGCGTTGGTCTTCTCCGAGTCCTCGTCCTGCTGATGTTAGGGATGATTTTCCTCAGCGCCGTCTCTGCACAACGGATCAGAG CTCATCGCCAGCACATGAAGGTCCGAATCAATGCCACTGGCGACACCATCGTCATGAAGTTTGTGCGTCCGAGTCCAGACATGAAGCTGGAGGGTTACATCCTGGGCTACGGCGGCAGCATGTTCTCCAAACAGTTCATCCAGCTGCCGGAGAACGGAAAAGCCTACGAGACGGAGCTGG ATGCTGAACCCAAATACCTGGTGGCCGTGCAGCCGATCCCAGCTAGCAATGTGAAGAAGCAATGCACAG GCAAGGTGAACCTGGAGAAGCCGCTTCATCTGGTGATTGGCTCCATCAGCCCCACGGCCGTGCTCCTATCCTGGGGCAACCACCTGAAGATGCCCTATGAGGGTAACATCATGAACGAGTGTCTGGAAGACGG GTTTTACACCATCCGCTATCgagagaggaacaggaagtggacctATCAGACCTGCCCAACAAGCGACACCGTCGTGGACAACCTGAAGCCCAACACTCCTTACGAGTTTGGAGTGCGCTCCAACAAGGACGAGCGCAGCAGCGTGTGGAGTAAACCAGTTGTCCACAACACCAACATGGGCA ATAAAAACATGAAGAAGCTTCACAAGGTGGGAAACCCTTTGACGAAACCCATG AAACCTTCGGTTCTGTTCCCTCCTCGTCCAG CTGTGCACAACTGGACCCATCCTCGACTCTCACTGCTCAAAAAGCCAGGTTTTCCTGGAGCTCCACGCACGTCCTTCG ACAAAGGAAAGGTTTTAACACTCAGCACCGGCCGACCAGTGgatcctccatcttcctcccccACCCGAGCAGCTCCTGCCGGCACCACACCCATTACTAAGCTCCCCACCGGTGGTGATCTGCTTCAGAACCTGACAACTCAGGCTCCCACTAATGCTCCTGAGAAGCTTCATAACCCTTCTG CCGTGAACAAATCAAGGGACGGATCAACACTGCTGAGATCAGCTCTGGCCAATGAGAGGGCCAAAACTAATCTTTGGG GTCAAGACAGAGCCAGCAATCCCTCCCCAACACTGCCTTTGCTACCCTTCAAGCCAGCAGCTACCACGGTTGTCAGATCCATGAGACCTGGAGGCTCATCAGGAAAACCCCTTAACCCGTACCTTAATGGCTTCAGGCTATCTCACCCTTCCTATAGAGCCAGTACCTCAGGGG TCCACGGACAGACACACCGGAGCATGTCCGCACCTAAAGCAGCCTTATGGCCCAGACCTCCACTGG GGTCGCCTGCTCGCCCATCTCTACTGAGCaagaaaacaaacctggtgGGCAAACCTGGACAAACGG ACAAAGGGAATAACCTGAAGACAGACAGGTTCATGAGCCTACAACCTAAAGTCCCGCTAGCAACCACCAAGCCGACTCAACCGGAACGGAAACACATCACAGCTACTGCTCCAACACCTG caACCCGACAGGAAACATGGGAGGACTCAGATCTGTTTAAATCACAGCCAAACTCCGATGTTGATGCTCTGGGAAAGAAGCGTTACGTGG CACCCCACGTCGTTTACCAAACTGGCAAGAAACCAGACGAGCCatgctccatcacctcctccctcaACTACTTCCCCCAAAGCGAAGCCAATGAGGCAAATGTGACGTCTCCACCCAAGACGGCACCCTCCAACCTGACAGTTGTGACGGTGGAAGGCTGCCCCTCATTCATTATTCTGGACTGGGAGAAAGCGGACAATGAcaccacag AGTATGAAGTCATCTCCACAGCGAAAGGGCCCGATGGTGAGCAGGTTTCCGTCCTTACAACCAACCAGACCCACACTGCCGTGGAAAACCTCAAACCTGAGAGCAG TTATGAGTTTAAGGTGCAGCCCAAGAATGAGCTGGGTGCAGGACCTCCCAGCGAACCCGTGTCCTTCAACACAGAGTCAG CTGACCCACGAGTGAGCGAGAATGTGTCAG GCAAAGACGCCATCTGGACCCAGTTCCCCTTTAAGACGGACTCCTACTCGGACTGCCACGGTAAACAGTACGTGAAGAGGACCTGGTACCGCAAGTTTGTTGGCGTTCAACTCTGCAACTCACTCAGGTACAAGATCTACCTGAGTGACTCCCTGAACG GTAAATTCTACAACATTGGAGATCAGACTGGCTACGGAGAGGACCACTGTCAGTTTGTTGACTCGTTcctggacggacggacgggcagGCAGCTCAGAGCTGACCACCTCCCAAACCGACCTG GTTTCTACAGGGCCGTGCGTCAGGAGCCGGTCCACTTTGGCCAGATAGGAGGACATTCCCACATCAGCTACGTCTCATGGTATGAGTGTGGAACCCCGATCCCAGGAAAATGGTGA
- the LOC114850832 gene encoding target of Nesh-SH3-like isoform X7: MASVGLLRVLVLLMLGMIFLSAVSAQRIRAHRQHMKVRINATGDTIVMKFVRPSPDMKLEGYILGYGGSMFSKQFIQLPENGKAYETELDAEPKYLVAVQPIPASNVKKQCTGKVNLEKPLHLVIGSISPTAVLLSWGNHLKMPYEGNIMNECLEDGFYTIRYRERNRKWTYQTCPTSDTVVDNLKPNTPYEFGVRSNKDERSSVWSKPVVHNTNMGNKNMKKLHKVGNPLTKPMKPSVLFPPRPAVHNWTHPRLSLLKKPGFPGAPRTSFGSPARPSLLSKKTNLVGKPGQTDKGNNLKTDRFMSLQPKVPLATTKPTQPERKHITATAPTPATRQETWEDSDLFKSQPNSDVDALGKKRYVAPHVVYQTGKKPDEPCSITSSLNYFPQSEANEANVTSPPKTAPSNLTVVTVEGCPSFIILDWEKADNDTTEYEVISTAKGPDGEQVSVLTTNQTHTAVENLKPESSYEFKVQPKNELGAGPPSEPVSFNTESADPRVSENVSGKDAIWTQFPFKTDSYSDCHGKQYVKRTWYRKFVGVQLCNSLRYKIYLSDSLNGKFYNIGDQTGYGEDHCQFVDSFLDGRTGRQLRADHLPNRPGFYRAVRQEPVHFGQIGGHSHISYVSWYECGTPIPGKW, from the exons ATGGCAAGCGTTGGTCTTCTCCGAGTCCTCGTCCTGCTGATGTTAGGGATGATTTTCCTCAGCGCCGTCTCTGCACAACGGATCAGAG CTCATCGCCAGCACATGAAGGTCCGAATCAATGCCACTGGCGACACCATCGTCATGAAGTTTGTGCGTCCGAGTCCAGACATGAAGCTGGAGGGTTACATCCTGGGCTACGGCGGCAGCATGTTCTCCAAACAGTTCATCCAGCTGCCGGAGAACGGAAAAGCCTACGAGACGGAGCTGG ATGCTGAACCCAAATACCTGGTGGCCGTGCAGCCGATCCCAGCTAGCAATGTGAAGAAGCAATGCACAG GCAAGGTGAACCTGGAGAAGCCGCTTCATCTGGTGATTGGCTCCATCAGCCCCACGGCCGTGCTCCTATCCTGGGGCAACCACCTGAAGATGCCCTATGAGGGTAACATCATGAACGAGTGTCTGGAAGACGG GTTTTACACCATCCGCTATCgagagaggaacaggaagtggacctATCAGACCTGCCCAACAAGCGACACCGTCGTGGACAACCTGAAGCCCAACACTCCTTACGAGTTTGGAGTGCGCTCCAACAAGGACGAGCGCAGCAGCGTGTGGAGTAAACCAGTTGTCCACAACACCAACATGGGCA ATAAAAACATGAAGAAGCTTCACAAGGTGGGAAACCCTTTGACGAAACCCATG AAACCTTCGGTTCTGTTCCCTCCTCGTCCAG CTGTGCACAACTGGACCCATCCTCGACTCTCACTGCTCAAAAAGCCAGGTTTTCCTGGAGCTCCACGCACGTCCTTCG GGTCGCCTGCTCGCCCATCTCTACTGAGCaagaaaacaaacctggtgGGCAAACCTGGACAAACGG ACAAAGGGAATAACCTGAAGACAGACAGGTTCATGAGCCTACAACCTAAAGTCCCGCTAGCAACCACCAAGCCGACTCAACCGGAACGGAAACACATCACAGCTACTGCTCCAACACCTG caACCCGACAGGAAACATGGGAGGACTCAGATCTGTTTAAATCACAGCCAAACTCCGATGTTGATGCTCTGGGAAAGAAGCGTTACGTGG CACCCCACGTCGTTTACCAAACTGGCAAGAAACCAGACGAGCCatgctccatcacctcctccctcaACTACTTCCCCCAAAGCGAAGCCAATGAGGCAAATGTGACGTCTCCACCCAAGACGGCACCCTCCAACCTGACAGTTGTGACGGTGGAAGGCTGCCCCTCATTCATTATTCTGGACTGGGAGAAAGCGGACAATGAcaccacag AGTATGAAGTCATCTCCACAGCGAAAGGGCCCGATGGTGAGCAGGTTTCCGTCCTTACAACCAACCAGACCCACACTGCCGTGGAAAACCTCAAACCTGAGAGCAG TTATGAGTTTAAGGTGCAGCCCAAGAATGAGCTGGGTGCAGGACCTCCCAGCGAACCCGTGTCCTTCAACACAGAGTCAG CTGACCCACGAGTGAGCGAGAATGTGTCAG GCAAAGACGCCATCTGGACCCAGTTCCCCTTTAAGACGGACTCCTACTCGGACTGCCACGGTAAACAGTACGTGAAGAGGACCTGGTACCGCAAGTTTGTTGGCGTTCAACTCTGCAACTCACTCAGGTACAAGATCTACCTGAGTGACTCCCTGAACG GTAAATTCTACAACATTGGAGATCAGACTGGCTACGGAGAGGACCACTGTCAGTTTGTTGACTCGTTcctggacggacggacgggcagGCAGCTCAGAGCTGACCACCTCCCAAACCGACCTG GTTTCTACAGGGCCGTGCGTCAGGAGCCGGTCCACTTTGGCCAGATAGGAGGACATTCCCACATCAGCTACGTCTCATGGTATGAGTGTGGAACCCCGATCCCAGGAAAATGGTGA